The Haloplanus natans DSM 17983 DNA segment CCACCTCGACGGCCGCGCCCACGGCCACTCCGACGCCCACGACCACTCCGACGCAGACGGCCACTACGGCGCCGTCGACGCCCGGCAGCGCCCCCGGATTCGGCCCGCTCGTCGCGCTCGCGGCGATCCTCCTCGTGGCGCGGGGGTGGCGTCGATGAACCACACCGCCGTCGCCGCCCTCGCCGTCGCCGTCCTGCTCGGCGCTGCGACGCCGGCAGCGGGCGCGGGCGTCGGCTTCGGCGACGCCACCGTCTCGCCGACGGCCGTCTCGACGGGCGAGACGACGACGCTCGACCTCTCGGTGAACGCCACGGGCGTGAACACCACCGACGGGACGACGGACGCGAACGTCACGGTGACGGCCCCCGAAGGACTCGATTTCGCCGGCGCGACGGCGACGACGCCGGCCGCGACGCCGAACGCGACGGGCGTGACCGCATCCGTCGACGGCACGGCAAACGCCGTCGTCGTCTCGTGGGACGACGACGCGGGTGTCGACGCCGAGACGGTGACGGTGACGGTCAGCGTCTCGGGCGTCGTCGTCGGCCGGACGGGGAGCCACGACCTGACCGCGTCCGTCGACGCCGACGGCGACGGGACGGCGGACGCGACGGGATCGCTCGGCACCGTCACCGCATCGGCGACGGGGAGCGACCGGAGCGTCACCGCGGGCGACGTGCTCTATCTCGGCGAGGAGGACGTGGACCTGACGCGTCTCGATGGGGTCGCCCCGGCGGGGTCGTCCCAGCGGTTCTACGGCACCAGCGGCGACGTCGAGGGGAAGCCGGCGACCGTCGACGACACCCTCGTCGCCGACGTGACCGCCGCCAACGGCTTCCAGCCCGGGACGTACGGTCCGGCAGGCGACACCGACGCGTCCACAGTCGGCGTCGAGCGCCCGAACGTAACGGACGTGGAGCTTTCCCCGGCGGACACGCCCGGCGGCACGGACGTCGCCGGGTCGTCGATTCCACGGAGCGTCGGGACGCTGGTCGTCGACCCGCAGTTCGACTTCGCGGCCGCGGACGACGCGACGGTCGTCGTCGAAAACGCGGACGGGCTGGATCTGACGGGTGAACTCACCGACGATCCGACCGTCTCGGCGTCGGGTGAGACGGTTCGGCTCGACGTATCCGGCCTCTCGGCCGGTACGTACACCGTCCGCGTCGAGGGGGCGACCGACCTCGATCACGTGAACGAGACGGTGACGGTCCGCCTCCGTCCGGAGGCACGGACCGTCTCCCTGAGTCGGACGCGCGTCCCGCGGGGCGAGACCACCGTCGCGACGGTGAGCGGGTCACCGGGGGCGGTTCGACACGTTCGCGTGCCGACCGACGCCCTCCGTGACGGGGAGACGGCGACCGTCGCCACCGCGGAGGCGGTGTTCGGCGCCGCGGAGGGCCTCGTCCTCGTCGGCGTCGACGCCGATGCGACCGCCCTCTACGCCGCCGTCCGTCTCGACGACGACGGCTTCGCAAAGGTCGAACTCGAAACCGACCGGCTGGACGAGGGGACCCACGAGATCGATCTGGCACGAAACGCCACCGCCGACCCCCGGGCGAGCGTCCCGCTCACCGTCACCGACCGTCGGCTCTCGATGACGGCCAACCGTTCGACCCTCGCCGTCGGCGAGACGGTCACCGTATCGGGGTCGGCCCGCGGTGCCGACACGGTGAAACTCTACGCCCACGTCGGCGGCGAGTACGCCCCGCTGTACGCCGACACGGACACCGACGAACTGGCGGAGGCGCGCGTCCACGACGGCTCGTGGGACGTGGACCTCGACACCCGCGCGGTGGTGACCACCGCCGACAGCTACCGGATCGCCGCCGTCGCGGACCCCGGCGAGGAGTTCCTGGGATCGACGGCCCGCATTTCGGAGTCGACGCTCCGCGGGTTCGACACCGTCGCCACGACCACCGTCGAGACGGTCGACCCGTCGCCCACGGCGTCGGTGTCACAGTCCCGCATCGCCACCGCCGCCGGCGACGAAGTCGAGGTCACCGGCACCGCCCCCGGGCCGGGCGAGACGGTTCGGGCCTACGTCGTCTCCCCGCGCGGCGCCGTCGACCCCCGCGACGTGGACGTCGCCGAGGACGACGCCTTCGACTTCGACTACGCCGCCTTCGACGCGCCCGGTCGGTACCGCATCCTCCTCGTGACGACCGGGCGCGACGCGACGTTCGGGTTCGCCGACGGGGGCGACGCGGCGGCCATCCGAAGCGAACTTTCGGGGTCGGAGACGCCCGACGAGGCCGCGGCCGTCGTCCGCGACGCCTACGGCGGCGCCGGCGTCGACGACCGGATCGTCGGCCTGACCGTCACCGCCACCGATCCCCAAGTGCAGGTCGAGACGGTTCGTCACCGGGCGGGCGAACTCGTCGTCGCGGGCACGTCGAACCGCGAGAACGGGACGACCGTCCTCCTCGACGTTCGGGACGGGACGCGTCTCGCCGCGACGGCCGACGCGACGGTGAACGCGTCCGGCCGCTGGCGGACCGCCATCGACGTATCGGGCGTCGACGCCGGCCGATACACCCTCCGGGCCGAGACGGTCGACGCGACGGACACCCGAACCGTGCGGGTCGGCGACGCGTCGTCCGCGACGCCCGTGCCGAGGGCGACGGCGACGGTGACCCCGATGGACACCCCGACGGCGACGACCACACCACCCGCCACCGACGCGGCGGCCGCCGGTGGGGAGACGCGTCGGGCGACCGACCGCGCGGCCCGCACGGGGGCGGGCGGCGACGGGTTCGGGGTCCTGCCCGCCGTCGCCGCGGCGCTCGCGGGCCTCCTCCTCGCGGCCGGTCGGCGTCGGTAGCGCCGGGGCCGCGTCTCCGTCGCAGTGAAAACCCCCGCGCGCCTAGCAGGGGTATGATGGACGACGAACTCCCTGCCCCGCCGGCACTGGCCGGCCGATCCGTATGAACGTCCGCTGTCGCGGTATCTACACGACTGCGCTCACGCGCCGCTTTCTCGACGCCGGACACGACGTGGTGTCGGCGTCCGATCCGATCCGCGAGCGCTTCGACGCCGACTTCGGGACCGATCCCCACGACGTGACCGTCGAGACGACCGACGACCGGCAGGGCGTCGGCGTGGCCGGCGCGCCCGACGCCGTCTCCCGGGCGGTCGGGATGCTCGACCCGACCCGCGACACCTTCGCGTGGGCGTCGCCCGCGCCCCGCGACGCCGTCTTCGACGCCCGCATCACCGAGACGCTGGGGAGTGGCGCCGTCTGTGACCTGGGCGACGCCGAGGGCTTTCTCCCCTTCGGGAGCGTCGACGCCCACGTCGAAGTCGGCGACGACGTTCGCGTCCAGGTGTCCGAGTCGGCGGCGCCGTGGGTCGACCGCCGGCCCGTCCTCGACGGCGGCGTGTGCGCCCGCGCCGGCCCGGCGACGCTCGTTCGCGGCGAGTCCGGCATCACCGTCGATAGCTACGACGACGAGGCGGGACGGGAACTCGCGGGCATGACCGACCTCCTCGGCATCGATCCGCCCGACGGGTGGGGGTTGGTGTGGGCGGACGCCGCCACCGAGGCCGACATGGGGGCCTTGGAGACTGCCTTGAAGCGGGCAGTCGAGCACGCCGAGACGCTGGAGTCGGCTCTCGACGGTCCAGTCGACGCCCCCCGCAGCCTCGCCGCCCCCGCCGCGACGACGTGGGTGTGGTTCGGCCGCGAGGCGCGCTTTGCCCTCGACGAGGACCGCCGGGCGGTGACGCCGACGATGACCGGCCACCACCGGATCAAGGCCGCCTCCACCGAAGCGAGCCGCGCCGTCGACTTCGTGGAGGCGCTTGGCTCCCACGACGGCGACTTCGCCTTCGAGGCCGTCACCGACACCTTCGGCCCCGTCGCGGGCGACCACGTCCGTCTCGACCACGGCAAACCCGACGGTCGGCGGATCGTTCTCGGGCGCGCCGAGGTGACCGACCGCGACGCCGACGGCACGCTCACCCTCCGACGCGAGATGACCGCCGGCGGCACCTACGACGCCCTCGGCGTCGACCGTGAAGCCGGCGACGTAGCGATCACCAAGGTCCGCGAGGGGCGGTGGTGGTATCCGACCGTCTACCGCGACGCCGACGGGGCGCGCAAGGGCACCTACGTCAACGTCTGTACGCCCGTGGAGTGTTTCCCCGACGCCGTCCGCTACGTCGACCTCCACGTCGACGTGGTGAAGGGTCCTGACGGCGAGGTGCGCCGGGTCGACGACGACGAACTCGACGATGCCGTCGGTGCCGGACAGGTGTCGGCGCCGCTCGCCGAGAAGGCACGATCGGTCGCGACGAGTCTGGAAGGCGCGCTCTAGCGGTCCGCGGGGTCGCCCGTGCCACCCGTGATCGCGCTCGCGAGCGCCCCCCTGACGACCGCGTCCCCGTCCCGGTCCGTGAGCCGTATCTCGGGGGTCGACGCCACGTGGACGTGCGCCGACAGCCCCTCGCGGATCGGCCCGAGGATTCGCTCGGGGTTGTTGCGCGCGATGCCGCCGCCGACGGCGACGACCCGCGGCGCGTAGGCGTGGACGACCATCGCGACGCCGACGGCGTTCCACCGTCCGATCCGGTCGACGACCCGTCGGGCGAAGTCATCGCCCGCAGCGTCGGCATCGAACACCGCCGCGGCGTCGGCGGTCGCGAGGTCGAGCCGCGTCGCCTCGCCGTCGTGCATGTCGCGGGCGTATTCCGGCACGTTCGCGCCGCCACAGTACGCCTCCCAGTGTCCCTTACCCCCGCAGCCACAGGGCCGGCCGTCGGGGTCGACCGTCACGTGGCCCACTTCGGCGGCGTTGCCGCCCCACCCGGAGAGGACGTGCCCGTCGACGACGGCGCCCGCGCCGATACCCGTCGAGAGCGTGAGGTAGACGAGGTTCTCCTCGCCGTCGCCGAAGAAGCGCTCGCCGATGGCGCCGGCCGTCGCGTCGTTGTGCAGGGAGATCCGGTCGGTCGAGACGAGCGTCCGTAGCGGGCCGGTGAGCGACACCCGATCCACGTCGGGCAGGTTCGCGGGGGCGACCGTCGCGCCTGCGCCGCGATCCAGCGGTCCGATGGCACCGATCCCCGCGGCGACGGTGGCTTCGGGGTCGACACCGGCGTCGGCACACGCGTCGCGGACGGCGTCGAGGACCGCGTCGGTGACGGCGACGCCGGTGGGTCCCTGCGGCGTCGGTCGTCGGCCCGCGCCGGCGACGCGGCCGGCACGGTCGCCGACGACGGCCCGAATCGTCGTCGCGCCGAGGTCGACGCCGAGATACACCGCCATCTACTCCGTACCGGTGCGGACGTAGAGGGTCGGACACGGGGCGTCGAGCATGATCGTCTGCGCGACGCTCCCGAAGATGGCCTTGCCGGCCGGCGAGCGCCCCCGCCCGCCGACGACGACGATGTCGGCGTCGACGGTTTCTGCCACCTCGACCATCGTCTCGCCGGGGTCACCGACCGCACCACGGACCGTATACTCGACATCGGCCGCCTCCAGTACGTCTTCGAGATCACGGATCGTCGCGCTGTGTGTCGCCACCTGCCCCGGCGTCGCGTCGTCGAAGTGGAGGTTCGACCGCGCTTCATCGAACCCATCCTGGGTGAACGCGTGCGCGAGGACCACGTCGGCGCCGGTCGGCGTCGCGATGTCGATGGTCTCTTCGGCGAGGCGTTCGACGCGGTCGTAATCCTTCGGTCCGATGGCGACGAGGAGTGTCTCTACGGCCATGCCGGTCGGATTGACGGGCCGGATACAAACCGTTACCGCCCCCCGGAACCCATTTGCGGCCCCCTCTCCATGCGTTCGTATGCTCACGACGGATCTCTCCGACCGGGTGGCCCTGGTGACGGGGAGCGCGAAGGGTGTCGGCCGCGAGTTCGCCCTCTCGATGGCCGAGGCGGGCGCGTCGGTCGCGGTGCATTACCACACGAGCGCCGAGGCGGCGCGCGCGACGGCCGCCGTCGCCCGCGAGGCAAGCGGCGAGGCGACGACGGTGCAAGGCGACGTGACCGATCCCGACGACGTGGACGCGATGTTCGACGCGGTCGAAGCGGCTCTCGGGTCGGTCGACATCCTCGTCAACAACGTCGGCGACTTCGCCCCCCGTCACTGGGAAAAACTCACGTTCGAGACGTGGAATCGCGTCCTCGGGACGAACCTCAACGGGACCTACCTCTGCTCGAAACGCGCCCTGCCCGCGATGCGCGAGGCCGCGTTCGGCCGCATCGTCAACGTCGGCTACGCGGGAACCGAGAAGGCGCTGGTCTACCCGAAGAACTTCCCGTATCTCGTCGCGAAAACGGGCGTCATCATGTTCACGCGGATGCTCGCGAACGACACCACATCCGACGGCATCACCGTCAACTGCATCTCGCCGTACGTCGTCGAGAACTCGGACGAGTTCCCCGACGAGGCGCCACGTGGGCGGTGGGCCTCCTTCGACGACCTGCGGCAGGTGCTCTTTTTTTTCCTCGATTCGGACAGCGACTACGTGAGCGGCGAGAACGTGGAAGTCGACGGCGGGTGGATTCCGGAGGCGCTGTAGGGCGGGTGCGGCTACGCCTCGGGCACGTCGTCGGGGTCGTCCTCGACGGAGCGTTTCATCGAGTCGCGGCGCGACTTGGCATCGCGGCCCGTCACTTCGAGCAGGAAGTCGTTTTTCGCGCTGACGGCGTCCTCGGCGGCGTCGGCGTGGCCCTCCTCGATGACCTGGGCCGCCGGCTTCTCCTCGAAGTGGACGCCGAGTTTGTCCTTTTTCCCGCTGTACTCGACGGCGCCGGCGACGATGCGCTCGAAGACCGGGTTGTCGGGGTCGCCGACGACGTAGAGGTCGCTTCCCTTGTACTCCTCCGTGCCCGTGACGGGGCCGAAGTACCCCTCGACGGTCCCTTTCAGATCAGGCGCGTTCTCCGCTAACGTCTCCCCACGACGCATCTTGTACTCCTTCATGGATTCCGGTTCGAAAGGCGGCGGTTTACCAGTTTCGTCCTCACGCTGCCGGCTATAGTAGCCGTCGTAAGTCAGAGCACACCTGATCGCACGCAGTCCTGCGATCAGGTGTGCAAACAGTTTCAAACGCTACTGTAGGAGTCGATCGAGATTCCCGACACCCCGGGCCGCGAGTGGCGTGAAGCGGTTACGGCCGACGGAATCACGTCTCGCGTTCGGCGATGTACCCCTTGTGGCAGTCGGGGCAGATGTCGCCGGCGCGCATCGACGACCCGCCGGCCTCGCGAGCGTAGCCACAGTTCGGACAGAAAAACTCCGTCTCGCCGGGGGACTCCTCGCCGACCGGTTCGACAGCCTCGGCGGCGACGAACTGCTTGCCTGCGACGGCACCGCCCTCCGTTCCAGCCTCGCCGTTCGTCGCCGCTTCGTCCGCTCGCTCGGGCGCCAACCCGCCGCCGAAGGACACGTCGGTGGGGGCACCGTCGCTCGGTTCGGCGTCGAACCCCTCGTCGTCGCCCTGCGGTTCGGGCCAGTTCTCGTCGCCGCTGACGACGGTCGTCCCGTCGTCTACGGGGCCTGGGTCCGCCGGTGTGTCGGCGTTCGCGGTCTCCGACCCCTCGGCGTCGGCGGCCGGCCACTCGCCGTGTTCGCGGCCGTCGTCGTCTTCGGTCGCCCCGTCGTCGAGGATGACGGCGTCCTCCTCCGCGGGGTCGGGTGCGGGGTCCGGGTCCGCGTCGTCGGGGACCGTCTCGGCCTCCGCGTCGGCCACCACGCCGTCGTCCCCTGTCGACGCCGGCGCGGTCGGCGTCGGCTCCGTGTCGTCCGTGGTGGGAGCGGCGTCGCTCGTCGGCGCGTCCGACTCCGAATCCGCGTCGCCCCCCATATCGGCCGTCACGCCGCCGCCGAGTCCGGTCGTCACGTCCTCATTCCGAGGATTTCGGATCGGTCGGACCTCCTTGTTCTCGCTGACGACCCGACGCTCGCCACAGCGGTCACAGGTCTCGACCGTCCGATACGTGACGACCACCTCGTCGCCGCGCTCCTCCCGTTCGCGCTCCACCTCGCGGTTCGCGTACTCGTGTCCCAGCAGGCACCTGAGTCCCATCGTGTAGGGGGTAGCGGCGCCCGACACCAAAAGCGTCCGTCAGACGCGCGTCCGACCCCGCGGGCGACGGGCGGTACTGGTAAACCATCCGCGGCCGTTACCTCCGTGCATGAAGGCCAAACGGGAGTTCCGCGACCGCGACGAGGTCGAAGTGGCCGTCCTCGATGCGCTGGTCGACCGTGGTGGCGACGGAATGACCGTCTTCGAACTCCGTGCAGCCGTCGACGTGGATATCGACACGCTCGAAGCCGCACTCGGGGAGTTGAAAGCGGACTCGCTCATCGCCGTCGAACGAGACGACGGGCGGACGGTCGTCCTCCCCGACGACCGCGTAGTGCCCGATCCGACCGAGACACCGGACGACGAGGAGGGACTGTTCGACGCGATCCGTGACCGCCTCGGCCTCTGATCCACGTCGGCAACCGCGTCACTTTTTCCCGCCGCCGACCTATCTCCCGTCGATGCAACGCGATGGGGGTCGTCACGCCGGCTACGGCGCCGAGTTCGAGACGCGCGGCGGACGGACGGTGGTCGCTCACTACGGTCGCCCCGAGCGCACCCACCTCGCCGTCCGCAACGGCGTCGGCGTCATCGAGATGGGCTACGGCGTCGTCGTCGTCGAGGGAAGCGACGCCGTCGACTTCGTCGACAACGCCGTCTCCAACCGTGTCCCCGCCGCCGACGGCGAGGGCTGTTACGCGCTCCTCCTCGACCCACAGGGCGGCATCGAAACCGACCTCTACGTCTACAACGCGGGCGAGCGCCTGCTCTGTTTCACGCCGCCGGACCGGGCCGACCCCCTCGCCGACGACTGGGGCGAGAAGGTGTTCATCCAGAACGTGGCGATCCGCGACGCCTCCGCTGAGTTCGCCGTCTTCGGGGTTCACGGCCCCACGTCGACGGAGACGGTGGCGACGCTGCTCGCCGGCGCGAGCGTTCCCGAGGAGCCCCTCACGTTCGTTCGCGGCTCCATCGCCGACGCGGGCGTTACCGTCGTCTCGACGGACGATCCGACCGGCGAGACGGGCTACGAGGTGATCTGCCGCGCCGACGACGCCGACGACGTGTGGGACTCCCTGCTCACCCGCGGAACGCCGACGACGCCAGTCGGCTACCGCACCTGGAACAGCCTCACTCTCGAAGCCGGCACCCCTCTCTTCGACACCGAACTCGTCGGCCGGATTCCGAACGTCGCCGGCGTCCGCAACGCACTCGACTTCGAGAAGGGCTGTTACGTCGGGCAGGAAGTCGTTTCCCGCGTCGAGAATCAGGGTCGGCCGAGCAAGCGGTTGGTCGGGCTTCTGGTCGACGCCGTACCCGACTCCGGGGCGGCCGTCTTCGACGGCGACGCGAGCGTCGGCGACGTGACCCGTGGCGTCGAGAGCCCGTCGCTCGACCGTCCCATCGCGCTCGCGTACGTGGAGAGCGCGGCGCTACGCTCCGCGGCCAGTCGGGCGCAGTCCGGCGAGAGCGCGGTGCTTGACGACGGCTCCGACCCGCCGCTCACCGTCCGCATCGGCGGGGACGACGTCGCTGCCGCCACTACCTCGCTCCCCTCCGTCGAGGGGAGTGGACGGTCGGGGCGGCTCCCCGATTACGACTCCGACTGAGGGCGGTCCGGCTCGTTCCCGGCGCCCGGCCACAGACTCCCCACCAGCGCCCGCAGGTGCTCGGCCGAAAAGAAGGAACTGGGACGGTCCATATGCACCCCGATTTCGCCGTCGAGCGCCCACAGTCCCAGCCGCTGGATCGGATCGGGCAGCGAGTACGCCCGGCGGATGGCGTGCCCCAACCGTATCTCCCGGCGCAAGTCGTCTCGCCACGCGCGTTCGTAGGTGTCGAGCGTCGACGGGTCGTCCGGATCGACGGCGTCGACGGCGTGGTCCGCGGCCGTCATACCGTAGAGGATGCCGCCGCCGGTGAAGGGTTTGGTCTGGGCGGCGGCGTCGCCGACGAGGAACGTGCGGTCGCCCGTCACTCGCGCCGGCGGGCCGATGGGGATGGCGCCCGAGCACCGGTGGGTCGTCTCGGCGCCGTAGGCGTCGGTCAGTTCCTCGAACCGCCCGGTCACGTCGGTACCCGGCGGCGCCGCGAGGCCGTATTCGACCCCCGCATCGCCCCGGGGGATTCGCCACGCGAAAAAGCGCGGCACCGTCAGATGCACGTCGACGAAGTCGCCGTTGTCGGGCGTCCCGTCGAACGCGAGGACGCCGTGGAGGGTCTCGGCCGGCTCCGGAAGGCCGATCTCGCGGCGCACCCGCGAGACGGGGCCGTCACAGCCGGCGACCAGTCGCGTCTCGAACGTCAGCGTCTCGCCGTCGGCGCGGGCGGTCACCGTCACGCCATCCGGCCGTTCGTCGACGCCGACGACCGTATGCCCCTCGCGCACGTCGGCGCCCGCCGCCCGTGCCGCGTCGGCGAGGGTCCGGTCGAGTTCGACGCGGTCGATCACGTTCGACACCTCGGTCGACTTGTAGAAGGGGTAGGATCGCGAGTCGGGGCCGCCGAGCCGGAAGTTCGCGCCGTACACCCGGTTCTGGAGCAGGTCCGCTCTCGACGCCTCGGGCACGAAGTCCCACACGTCCGTACTGACGTGGCCGGAGCAGGCAAGTGGGGTTCCGACCGTCCCCTTCTCCAGGGCGAGCACGTCGTATCCGGCGGCGGCGGCTCGGCGGGCGACGCGCGCACCGGCGGGGCCGACGCCGACTACGACGAAGTCGTACATGGCCGTCGTTGGGGTGTGAGCGGACAAATAGTCGGCGGTCTCACGAGCGAGTCGGCGAGCGAGTGAGACCTCGCGGACGAGCACCGCGAGTCCGCGGTGGTCCCGTGAGCGAGTCGGCGAGCGAACGGGGGGAGCAGACTAGCGAGTGAACGGACGTTCGTCCGCTCGTCGTCCTGGAAGCCAAGAACTTAACCGCTGGACTCCGAGGCGTGTGATATGTCGCGTAGACGGGACCCGGTCGAGGAACGCGCCCGCGACGGGACCGACCTCTACGACATCGCGACGTGGGAACGACGCGGGCCGCTCGACGCCGTGTCCGCCGGGCTCTATCGGCTGCTCGTCGCCTCGACCCGGCTGTTCGTCGTCGGCGTCGCCCTCCTGATCCTCGTCGGCATCGGCGGTCTGAGCGCCATCACAGACCCACAGATCGGGGCACTGACGCTTCTCTCGGCGCTGCCGGCGCTCGCACTCGCCATCTACGTCCGCCGGACCGACGTAACCAGCGGCGAACCCCTCTCGGTTCTGGTCGCCACGTTCCTCCTCGGCGTCCTCACCGCCAACTTCGCGGCGGTGCTCAACTCGGTCACCCGGCCTTACTTCTCCGTTCTCGGATTCGTCGGTAACGCGCTCTTTTTCTTCCTGATCGTCGGCCCCATCGAGGAGACGGTGAAGCTTCTCGCGGTTCGGCTGTACGCCTACGGCACCGACCACTTCGGCGCCGTCGTCGACGGCGCGGTGTACGGCGCCGTCGCCGGCCTCGGCTTCGCCACCATCGAGAACGCCCTCTACATCACGCAGAACCTCGACGCGCCGATGGCGAGTGGCCTCGGCCTCATCGGTGCCGGAGGCGGTATCACCGCCATCCGTGCCCTCGCCGGCCCGGGTCACGTCATCTACTCCGCCTTCGCCGGCTACTACCTCGGCCTCGCGAAATTCAACCCCGAGAACCGCGGACCGATCATCATCAAGGGCCTCCTGATCGCCGCGCTCATCCACGCCACCTACAACACCACCGTCGGCATCGGTTCGGCGGTCATCGGCCTCTCGACCGGCCTCTCGCAGCTTCCGTCCTTCCTGATCTACGTCCTCATCTACGACGGCGTCTTCGGATTCATCCTCTTCCGGAAAATCCGGCGGTAC contains these protein-coding regions:
- a CDS encoding ROK family protein; translated protein: MAVYLGVDLGATTIRAVVGDRAGRVAGAGRRPTPQGPTGVAVTDAVLDAVRDACADAGVDPEATVAAGIGAIGPLDRGAGATVAPANLPDVDRVSLTGPLRTLVSTDRISLHNDATAGAIGERFFGDGEENLVYLTLSTGIGAGAVVDGHVLSGWGGNAAEVGHVTVDPDGRPCGCGGKGHWEAYCGGANVPEYARDMHDGEATRLDLATADAAAVFDADAAGDDFARRVVDRIGRWNAVGVAMVVHAYAPRVVAVGGGIARNNPERILGPIREGLSAHVHVASTPEIRLTDRDGDAVVRGALASAITGGTGDPADR
- a CDS encoding DUF6432 family protein, which translates into the protein MKAKREFRDRDEVEVAVLDALVDRGGDGMTVFELRAAVDVDIDTLEAALGELKADSLIAVERDDGRTVVLPDDRVVPDPTETPDDEEGLFDAIRDRLGL
- a CDS encoding DUF402 domain-containing protein encodes the protein MNVRCRGIYTTALTRRFLDAGHDVVSASDPIRERFDADFGTDPHDVTVETTDDRQGVGVAGAPDAVSRAVGMLDPTRDTFAWASPAPRDAVFDARITETLGSGAVCDLGDAEGFLPFGSVDAHVEVGDDVRVQVSESAAPWVDRRPVLDGGVCARAGPATLVRGESGITVDSYDDEAGRELAGMTDLLGIDPPDGWGLVWADAATEADMGALETALKRAVEHAETLESALDGPVDAPRSLAAPAATTWVWFGREARFALDEDRRAVTPTMTGHHRIKAASTEASRAVDFVEALGSHDGDFAFEAVTDTFGPVAGDHVRLDHGKPDGRRIVLGRAEVTDRDADGTLTLRREMTAGGTYDALGVDREAGDVAITKVREGRWWYPTVYRDADGARKGTYVNVCTPVECFPDAVRYVDLHVDVVKGPDGEVRRVDDDELDDAVGAGQVSAPLAEKARSVATSLEGAL
- the ygfZ gene encoding CAF17-like 4Fe-4S cluster assembly/insertion protein YgfZ, producing the protein MQRDGGRHAGYGAEFETRGGRTVVAHYGRPERTHLAVRNGVGVIEMGYGVVVVEGSDAVDFVDNAVSNRVPAADGEGCYALLLDPQGGIETDLYVYNAGERLLCFTPPDRADPLADDWGEKVFIQNVAIRDASAEFAVFGVHGPTSTETVATLLAGASVPEEPLTFVRGSIADAGVTVVSTDDPTGETGYEVICRADDADDVWDSLLTRGTPTTPVGYRTWNSLTLEAGTPLFDTELVGRIPNVAGVRNALDFEKGCYVGQEVVSRVENQGRPSKRLVGLLVDAVPDSGAAVFDGDASVGDVTRGVESPSLDRPIALAYVESAALRSAASRAQSGESAVLDDGSDPPLTVRIGGDDVAAATTSLPSVEGSGRSGRLPDYDSD
- a CDS encoding geranylgeranyl reductase family protein, yielding MYDFVVVGVGPAGARVARRAAAAGYDVLALEKGTVGTPLACSGHVSTDVWDFVPEASRADLLQNRVYGANFRLGGPDSRSYPFYKSTEVSNVIDRVELDRTLADAARAAGADVREGHTVVGVDERPDGVTVTARADGETLTFETRLVAGCDGPVSRVRREIGLPEPAETLHGVLAFDGTPDNGDFVDVHLTVPRFFAWRIPRGDAGVEYGLAAPPGTDVTGRFEELTDAYGAETTHRCSGAIPIGPPARVTGDRTFLVGDAAAQTKPFTGGGILYGMTAADHAVDAVDPDDPSTLDTYERAWRDDLRREIRLGHAIRRAYSLPDPIQRLGLWALDGEIGVHMDRPSSFFSAEHLRALVGSLWPGAGNEPDRPQSES
- a CDS encoding universal stress protein gives rise to the protein MAVETLLVAIGPKDYDRVERLAEETIDIATPTGADVVLAHAFTQDGFDEARSNLHFDDATPGQVATHSATIRDLEDVLEAADVEYTVRGAVGDPGETMVEVAETVDADIVVVGGRGRSPAGKAIFGSVAQTIMLDAPCPTLYVRTGTE
- a CDS encoding SDR family NAD(P)-dependent oxidoreductase, whose translation is MLTTDLSDRVALVTGSAKGVGREFALSMAEAGASVAVHYHTSAEAARATAAVAREASGEATTVQGDVTDPDDVDAMFDAVEAALGSVDILVNNVGDFAPRHWEKLTFETWNRVLGTNLNGTYLCSKRALPAMREAAFGRIVNVGYAGTEKALVYPKNFPYLVAKTGVIMFTRMLANDTTSDGITVNCISPYVVENSDEFPDEAPRGRWASFDDLRQVLFFFLDSDSDYVSGENVEVDGGWIPEAL
- a CDS encoding DUF7093 family protein, whose product is MGLRCLLGHEYANREVEREREERGDEVVVTYRTVETCDRCGERRVVSENKEVRPIRNPRNEDVTTGLGGGVTADMGGDADSESDAPTSDAAPTTDDTEPTPTAPASTGDDGVVADAEAETVPDDADPDPAPDPAEEDAVILDDGATEDDDGREHGEWPAADAEGSETANADTPADPGPVDDGTTVVSGDENWPEPQGDDEGFDAEPSDGAPTDVSFGGGLAPERADEAATNGEAGTEGGAVAGKQFVAAEAVEPVGEESPGETEFFCPNCGYAREAGGSSMRAGDICPDCHKGYIAERET
- a CDS encoding PrsW family intramembrane metalloprotease; its protein translation is MSRRRDPVEERARDGTDLYDIATWERRGPLDAVSAGLYRLLVASTRLFVVGVALLILVGIGGLSAITDPQIGALTLLSALPALALAIYVRRTDVTSGEPLSVLVATFLLGVLTANFAAVLNSVTRPYFSVLGFVGNALFFFLIVGPIEETVKLLAVRLYAYGTDHFGAVVDGAVYGAVAGLGFATIENALYITQNLDAPMASGLGLIGAGGGITAIRALAGPGHVIYSAFAGYYLGLAKFNPENRGPIIIKGLLIAALIHATYNTTVGIGSAVIGLSTGLSQLPSFLIYVLIYDGVFGFILFRKIRRYSRTYSEVHEEEDAKESAIEAELTEFES
- a CDS encoding DUF5611 family protein — its product is MKEYKMRRGETLAENAPDLKGTVEGYFGPVTGTEEYKGSDLYVVGDPDNPVFERIVAGAVEYSGKKDKLGVHFEEKPAAQVIEEGHADAAEDAVSAKNDFLLEVTGRDAKSRRDSMKRSVEDDPDDVPEA